A stretch of the Esox lucius isolate fEsoLuc1 chromosome 2, fEsoLuc1.pri, whole genome shotgun sequence genome encodes the following:
- the tssc4 gene encoding protein TSSC4, with translation MCEQEEDRACPLSSDTMKLKDDLSLIDSDPDECNVSIDPKVEDLSSSSDDEEHQNSVPNSGPKKPAFSLTGGSSSFSSRSQSIFDCLESAAKLASSHIGLDNGIDGSFTCPPPHPLMPTGKKYQENVGKLVSKPTCKGGVPDYLVNPERWTRYSLEDVPETSDHKNKMVAQQYIQSLQKNKSVMAEDPEEPFTPTFNQGLSSSSEHKIVFSKPSRGLKDCDPEGNKLDQPKKSWMGLSHLDEEEEEGIGLGAISPHRLKESEKKRKWTLVKDEESGSLNDGKDQTPIGFIINRKVNRKNFRKTSEKDKN, from the coding sequence ATGTGTGAGCAAGAGGAGGACAGGGCATGTCCATTGTCCAGTGATACTATGAAACTGAAGGATGATCTCTCTCTGATTGACTCTGACCCAGACGAATGTAATGTGTCTATAGACCCAAAGGTGGAAGACTTGTCCTCCTCATCTGATGATGAAGAGCACCAGAACTCTGTTCCTAATTCTGGTCCCAAGAAACCAGCGTTCAGTCTGACAGGTGGCAGCTCAAGCTTCTCCAGCCGCAGCCAAAGCATCTTTGATTGCCTGGAGAGTGCCGCTAAGCTTGCCTCATCCCACATAGGCCTAGACAATGGTATTGATGGCAGCTTTACATGTCCACCTCCACATCCACTGATGCCAACTGGAAAGAAGTATCAAGAGAACGTTGGAAAACTTGTCAGCAAACCTACTTGCAAAGGAGGAGTGCCAGATTACCTGGTTAACCCTGAACGCTGGACACGCTACAGCCTGGAGGATGTGCCAGAGACCAGTgaccacaaaaataaaatggtcGCTCAGCAATACATACAAAGCCTGCAGAAGAACAAGAGTGTTATGGCAGAAGATCCTGAGGAGCCTTTTACACCTACTTTCAATCAGGGCCTGAGCAGCAGCTCAGAGCATAAGATTGTGTTTTCTAAGCCTAGTCGGGGACTGAAGGATTGTGATCCGGAGGGAAACAAGCTTGACCAACCCAAGAAGTCATGGATGGGCCTTTCTCACttagatgaggaggaagaggagggtaTAGGTCTAGGAGCAATCTCACCACATCGCCTAAAGGAAAGTGAGAAGAAGAGGAAATGGACACTGGTGAAGGATGAAGAGAGTGGTTCACTGAATGATGGAAAAGATCAGACGCCTATTGGCTTCATCATAAATAGGAAGGTCAACCGGAAAAACTTTCGTAAGACTTCAGAGAAAGACAAGAACTGA